The following coding sequences are from one Prosthecobacter vanneervenii window:
- the uvrB gene encoding excinuclease ABC subunit UvrB, with amino-acid sequence MSGFRLNTEYQPQGDQGQAIAKLTKSLRAGNRHQTLMGVTGSGKTFTMANVIAEVGKPALIFSHNKTLAAQLYSEFKNFFPHNAVEYFVSYFDYYQPEAYIARTDTYIEKDSAVNDEIERLRLSSMGALITRQDTIIVASVSCIYGLGSPEDYEGMMLPLNVGMQMSRETLLTKLVDMLYERNDVQLQRGKFRARGDVVEVVPAYLEDEAIRIEFFGDEIDRISAVSVLTGTVTLKMPNYTIFPAKQFVTPGEKLRKAIVKIREEMEERVAWFEKEGKLLEAQRLKMRTQYDIEMMQEMGFCQGIENYSRHLTGREPGATPGTLLDFFKEPPLMFIDESHVTIPQIGGMFEGDKSRKTVLVEHGFRLPSALDNRPLRFEEFMGKVGQLVYVSATPARFEIENSVVGNESYIAKAAEPVPMTRMVKISGSSEPVEKFDVTSKGRSLVVEQIIRPTGLLDPIITVKPLEGQIDETIELCRQRVERRERVLVTTLTKRTAEDLTDYLRNLNFKVRYLHSDIDAIERVEILRSLRAGDCDVLVGINLLREGLDLPEVSLVCILDADKEGFLRSESSLIQTAGRAARHVNGEVVLFADLQTKSIQALLSISGHRRRLQIEYNEKHGITPQTVQRAVQESLQILGKAREVEESVVREGGGDFAITETIRELEQEMAAAATKLEYERAALLRDQIRELKKRAGLNADDSGALPAQRKNVVYAKPKRGGKKGR; translated from the coding sequence ATGTCTGGTTTCCGGCTCAACACGGAGTACCAGCCCCAGGGCGACCAGGGGCAGGCGATCGCGAAGCTGACGAAGTCTCTGCGTGCCGGGAACCGGCACCAGACGCTGATGGGCGTGACGGGATCTGGCAAGACCTTCACGATGGCGAATGTCATCGCGGAGGTGGGCAAGCCGGCGCTGATTTTCTCGCACAACAAGACGCTGGCGGCGCAGCTGTATTCGGAATTTAAGAACTTCTTTCCGCACAATGCGGTGGAGTACTTCGTCAGCTACTTCGACTACTACCAGCCGGAGGCCTACATCGCGCGGACGGACACGTACATTGAGAAGGACAGCGCGGTGAATGACGAGATCGAGCGCCTGCGGCTTTCCAGCATGGGCGCGCTGATCACGCGGCAGGACACGATCATCGTGGCCAGTGTGTCGTGCATCTACGGCCTGGGCTCGCCGGAGGATTACGAGGGGATGATGCTGCCGCTGAACGTGGGCATGCAGATGAGCCGGGAGACGCTGCTGACGAAGCTGGTGGACATGCTGTATGAGCGCAATGACGTGCAGCTGCAGCGCGGGAAATTCCGCGCACGCGGAGATGTGGTGGAGGTGGTGCCGGCTTACCTGGAAGACGAGGCCATCCGCATCGAGTTCTTTGGCGACGAGATCGACCGCATCAGCGCGGTGAGCGTGCTGACGGGAACGGTGACGCTGAAGATGCCGAACTACACCATCTTTCCGGCGAAGCAGTTTGTGACGCCGGGCGAGAAGCTGCGGAAGGCCATCGTGAAGATCCGCGAGGAGATGGAGGAGCGGGTGGCGTGGTTTGAGAAAGAAGGCAAGCTGCTGGAGGCGCAGCGGCTTAAGATGCGCACGCAGTATGACATCGAGATGATGCAGGAGATGGGCTTCTGCCAGGGCATCGAAAACTACAGCCGCCACCTGACGGGGCGCGAGCCGGGGGCGACACCGGGCACGCTGCTGGATTTCTTCAAGGAGCCGCCGCTGATGTTTATCGACGAAAGCCACGTGACGATTCCGCAGATCGGCGGGATGTTTGAAGGCGACAAATCGCGCAAAACGGTGCTGGTGGAGCACGGATTCCGGCTTCCTAGCGCGCTGGACAACCGGCCGCTGCGCTTTGAGGAGTTCATGGGAAAAGTGGGGCAGCTCGTGTACGTGAGCGCCACGCCTGCGCGCTTTGAGATCGAGAACAGCGTGGTGGGGAATGAAAGCTACATCGCCAAGGCGGCGGAGCCGGTGCCGATGACGCGAATGGTGAAGATCAGCGGCAGCTCGGAGCCGGTGGAGAAATTTGATGTGACCAGCAAGGGCCGCTCGCTGGTGGTGGAGCAGATCATCCGCCCGACAGGGCTGCTGGACCCAATCATCACCGTGAAGCCGCTGGAAGGGCAGATCGACGAAACCATCGAGCTATGCCGGCAGCGTGTGGAACGGCGTGAGCGTGTGCTGGTGACGACGCTGACGAAGCGCACGGCGGAGGATTTGACGGACTATCTGCGCAATCTGAACTTCAAAGTGCGCTACCTGCACAGCGACATCGACGCGATCGAGCGTGTGGAGATTTTACGAAGCCTGCGCGCTGGGGACTGCGACGTGCTGGTGGGCATCAACCTTCTGCGAGAGGGGCTCGATTTGCCGGAGGTGAGCTTGGTGTGCATTTTGGATGCGGACAAAGAAGGCTTCCTGCGCAGCGAGTCGTCGTTGATCCAGACGGCGGGACGTGCCGCACGCCATGTGAACGGCGAGGTGGTGCTGTTTGCGGATTTGCAGACGAAGAGCATTCAGGCGCTGCTGAGCATCAGCGGGCATCGCAGACGCCTGCAGATCGAGTACAACGAAAAGCATGGCATCACGCCGCAAACGGTGCAGCGCGCGGTGCAGGAGAGCCTGCAAATCCTGGGCAAGGCACGCGAGGTGGAGGAGAGCGTGGTGCGTGAAGGCGGCGGGGATTTTGCGATTACTGAGACGATCCGTGAACTGGAGCAGGAGATGGCCGCCGCAGCGACCAAGCTGGAGTACGAACGCGCGGCGCTGCTGCGAGATCAGATCCGCGAACTGAAGAAGCGAGCGGGGCTGAATGCGGATGATTCGGGGGCGCTGCCGGCGCAGAGGAAGAACGTGGTGTATGCGAAGCCGAAGCGTGGGGGCAAGAAGGGGAGGTAG
- a CDS encoding GntR family transcriptional regulator gives MLPFSIQLQDGSPVSDQILGAVRKALLTGQMRAGDAFPSVRTLSQELRISPTTAHKVVLQLKDAGWLNSRPGIGMVVTVPDQPDVAERLAQITPECRLLLKEAAELNLTLEQVIQHLKSL, from the coding sequence ATGCTGCCGTTTTCGATCCAGCTTCAAGATGGGAGTCCGGTCTCTGACCAGATTCTTGGGGCTGTGCGCAAGGCGCTCCTAACAGGGCAGATGCGGGCCGGCGATGCGTTTCCGAGTGTGCGGACGCTGAGCCAGGAGCTGAGGATCAGCCCGACGACGGCGCACAAGGTGGTGCTGCAACTGAAGGACGCGGGCTGGCTCAATTCGAGGCCGGGCATCGGCATGGTGGTGACGGTGCCTGACCAGCCGGATGTGGCGGAGCGGCTGGCGCAGATCACACCGGAATGCCGGTTGCTGCTGAAAGAGGCAGCAGAGCTCAATCTCACGCTGGAACAAGTCATCCAACACCTCAAAAGCCTATGA
- a CDS encoding ABC transporter ATP-binding protein, with translation MITIHDLHKRFRKTEAVAGLSLEVPEGQVTAFLGPNGAGKSTTIKCLLNLHQPDRGTITVLGGDSRKLGPAQFTQIGYVSENMELPLWMTVKQFLDYCRPLYPNWDAAFEKQLMGQFDLPTGTKLKDLSRGMRMKAALLSSLAYRPKLVVMDEPFSGLDPLVRDEFIRGLLELTGQEGWTVFVSSHDIEEVQRLADRVAIINRGKLALAETSDSLQARFRAVEVVLPDDGRAPVNLPEDWLHAEQAGRTLRFTASRFGNEEGLAAALREAMPGAAHHEVRAMSLREIFVALARAYRLEGK, from the coding sequence ATGATCACGATCCACGATCTGCATAAACGCTTCCGCAAGACGGAGGCTGTGGCCGGTTTGAGCCTGGAGGTGCCAGAGGGACAGGTGACGGCTTTCCTGGGGCCGAACGGTGCGGGAAAGAGCACGACGATCAAGTGCCTGCTCAATCTGCACCAGCCGGACCGTGGAACGATCACGGTGCTGGGCGGGGATTCGCGGAAGCTGGGACCGGCGCAGTTCACGCAGATTGGCTATGTGTCTGAAAACATGGAGCTGCCGCTCTGGATGACGGTGAAGCAGTTTCTGGATTACTGCCGTCCGCTGTATCCGAACTGGGATGCGGCGTTTGAGAAGCAGCTCATGGGGCAGTTTGACCTGCCTACGGGGACGAAGCTGAAGGATCTCTCCCGCGGCATGCGGATGAAGGCCGCGCTGCTGAGCAGCCTGGCGTATCGTCCGAAGCTGGTGGTGATGGATGAACCCTTCAGCGGGCTGGATCCGCTGGTGCGCGATGAGTTTATCCGGGGGCTGCTGGAGCTGACGGGGCAGGAAGGATGGACGGTGTTTGTGTCGTCGCATGACATCGAAGAAGTGCAGCGGCTGGCGGACCGGGTGGCGATCATCAACCGTGGGAAGCTGGCGCTGGCTGAGACGAGCGACAGCCTGCAGGCGAGGTTTCGTGCGGTGGAGGTGGTGCTACCAGATGATGGTAGAGCGCCGGTGAATCTGCCGGAGGACTGGCTGCATGCGGAGCAGGCGGGGCGGACGCTGCGGTTTACGGCGAGCCGGTTTGGGAATGAGGAAGGGCTGGCGGCAGCGCTGCGGGAGGCGATGCCGGGGGCGGCACATCATGAGGTGCGGGCGATGAGCCTGCGTGAGATCTTTGTGGCGCTGGCGAGAGCTTATCGACTGGAGGGGAAATGA
- a CDS encoding Gfo/Idh/MocA family protein produces MMKRRAFILACGSTAFAAGGGGRLKIGQIGTEHAHASGKMAAMRSLTDLWEVVGVAGAKGYEGVPSLTDEKLLGMPDLNAVAVETRIEDSCATALRCIEAGKHVHLDKPGALKHEEFKTMRLEAEKRGLTVQMGYMLRYNPAFVLLFQAVREGWLGEITEIDAAMGKLGDAKQRGILGALPGGGLFELGCHVIDAVMTILGKPQAVTAFSTPTRDDGVKDNQMAVLQYGKATAVVRVNHVDPFGGPRRRFNVTGTEGTFEIVPMESGRVNLSLTKARGSYKKGMQSFQLEVPKDRYAGEFTDLAAVVRGEKKLAWDAAHDISVHETVMRAAGVWQ; encoded by the coding sequence ATGATGAAACGACGCGCCTTTATTCTCGCCTGTGGTTCGACTGCTTTTGCCGCTGGTGGTGGTGGGAGACTGAAGATTGGGCAGATCGGGACGGAGCATGCGCATGCGTCGGGGAAGATGGCTGCGATGAGGTCGCTGACGGATCTTTGGGAGGTGGTGGGCGTGGCGGGCGCGAAGGGCTACGAGGGCGTGCCGTCTTTGACAGATGAGAAGCTGCTGGGAATGCCGGATTTGAACGCGGTGGCGGTGGAGACGCGGATTGAAGATTCCTGCGCGACGGCGCTGCGTTGTATCGAGGCAGGGAAGCATGTGCATCTGGACAAGCCAGGGGCGCTGAAGCATGAGGAATTCAAGACGATGAGGCTGGAGGCGGAGAAGCGCGGGCTGACGGTGCAGATGGGCTACATGCTGCGCTACAATCCGGCGTTTGTGCTGCTTTTCCAGGCGGTGCGTGAAGGGTGGCTGGGAGAGATTACCGAGATCGACGCGGCGATGGGGAAGTTGGGAGATGCGAAACAGCGTGGGATTTTGGGGGCGCTGCCGGGCGGCGGGCTGTTTGAGCTGGGCTGCCATGTGATCGATGCGGTGATGACGATCCTGGGCAAGCCGCAGGCGGTGACTGCTTTTTCAACGCCGACGCGGGATGATGGCGTGAAGGACAACCAGATGGCGGTGCTGCAGTATGGGAAGGCGACGGCGGTGGTGCGGGTGAATCATGTGGATCCGTTTGGCGGGCCGCGCCGGAGGTTTAACGTGACGGGGACGGAGGGGACGTTTGAGATCGTGCCGATGGAGAGCGGGAGGGTGAATCTGTCGCTGACGAAGGCGCGAGGGAGCTACAAGAAGGGGATGCAGTCGTTTCAACTGGAGGTGCCGAAGGACCGGTATGCGGGGGAGTTTACGGATCTGGCGGCGGTGGTGAGAGGCGAGAAGAAGCTGGCGTGGGATGCGGCGCATGACATCAGCGTGCATGAGACGGTGATGAGGGCGGCGGGGGTGTGGCAATAG
- a CDS encoding ABC transporter permease, whose protein sequence is MNLRIISALVMRYLFLYTRSPMRLVELAFWPVVDLVVWGNVTVFIQKNTNPEFGSYVLFFLGGMILWDIMFRAQQGVAISFLEDVWTRNLLNVFVAPVRSLEYISATFIVGVMRILITVVVLSLISWLGYAFNVFQLSWWLAPFFANLMLFGWALGMISTALILRWGLAVESLAWAIPFFFQPVVAVFYPVENMPAWSQPIAWCFPPTYIFEGMRSVMKSGTMNWNYLWLSAGLNLVYLGLAGWLFVWVLNLTRKRGLLTKFATQ, encoded by the coding sequence ATGAATCTCCGCATCATCAGCGCCCTCGTGATGCGCTACCTCTTCCTCTACACCCGCAGTCCCATGCGCCTCGTCGAGCTGGCCTTCTGGCCCGTGGTCGATCTCGTCGTCTGGGGAAACGTCACCGTCTTCATCCAGAAGAACACCAACCCCGAGTTCGGCAGCTATGTCCTCTTTTTCCTGGGCGGCATGATCCTCTGGGACATCATGTTCCGCGCCCAGCAGGGCGTCGCCATCTCCTTCCTTGAAGACGTCTGGACACGAAATCTCCTGAATGTCTTCGTCGCTCCCGTCCGCTCTTTGGAGTACATCAGCGCCACCTTTATCGTCGGCGTGATGCGCATCCTCATCACGGTCGTCGTGCTCAGCCTCATTTCGTGGCTCGGTTACGCCTTCAATGTCTTTCAGTTGAGCTGGTGGCTTGCCCCGTTTTTTGCAAACCTCATGCTCTTTGGCTGGGCGCTCGGCATGATCTCCACCGCCCTCATCCTTCGCTGGGGCCTGGCCGTCGAATCTCTTGCCTGGGCCATCCCCTTCTTCTTCCAGCCTGTTGTCGCCGTTTTCTACCCGGTCGAAAACATGCCCGCCTGGTCGCAGCCCATCGCCTGGTGCTTCCCACCCACCTACATTTTTGAAGGCATGCGTTCGGTCATGAAATCCGGCACCATGAACTGGAACTACCTCTGGCTCTCCGCAGGTCTGAATCTCGTCTACCTCGGCCTCGCCGGCTGGCTTTTCGTCTGGGTCCTCAACCTCACCCGCAAACGCGGTCTCCTCACCAAGTTCGCCACCCAGTAA
- a CDS encoding ABC transporter ATP-binding protein produces MSAPATDSREVILEARELTREFDGVKALDRFSFQLHRGEVLGLLGANGAGKTTAMNCLLGLTLPTSGELNAFGLPLQSHRIQILQRSNFSSAYTALPGNLLVWQNLSVFARIYGVPNPKKKIAELMELLEISHLGKRVTGQLSAGESTRVNLVKAFLNDPELLMLDEPTASLDPDIADKVRKVIRKVQRERHIAILYTSHNMRDIEEVCDRVIFLHKGKIVCEGTPTEIMSRSSSNNLEDVFIKIARDGEILDEPKKEEAL; encoded by the coding sequence ATGTCCGCCCCAGCCACCGACTCCCGCGAAGTCATCCTCGAAGCCCGCGAACTCACCCGTGAGTTCGACGGCGTCAAGGCGCTCGACCGCTTCAGCTTCCAGCTCCATCGCGGCGAGGTCCTCGGTCTCCTCGGTGCCAACGGCGCTGGCAAGACCACGGCCATGAACTGCCTGCTCGGCCTCACCCTGCCGACCTCTGGCGAGCTCAATGCCTTCGGCCTGCCCCTGCAGTCTCACCGCATTCAGATCCTCCAGCGTTCCAATTTCTCCTCCGCCTACACCGCCCTCCCCGGCAACCTCCTTGTCTGGCAAAACCTCAGCGTCTTTGCCCGCATCTACGGCGTGCCCAACCCGAAGAAGAAAATCGCAGAGCTCATGGAGCTCCTCGAAATCTCCCACCTCGGCAAACGCGTCACCGGCCAGCTCTCCGCCGGCGAATCCACCCGCGTCAATCTCGTCAAAGCCTTCCTCAACGACCCCGAGCTTCTGATGCTCGACGAGCCCACCGCCAGCCTCGACCCCGACATCGCCGACAAGGTCCGCAAAGTCATCCGCAAGGTCCAGCGCGAGCGCCACATCGCCATCCTCTACACCTCCCACAACATGCGCGACATCGAGGAGGTCTGTGACCGCGTCATCTTCCTCCACAAAGGAAAGATCGTCTGCGAAGGCACCCCCACCGAAATCATGTCCAGGTCCAGCAGCAACAACCTGGAGGATGTCTTCATCAAAATCGCCCGCGACGGCGAAATCCTCGACGAACCCAAAAAAGAAGAAGCCCTATGA
- a CDS encoding inositol monophosphatase family protein produces MKELLATATEAAHAAGKLILENFGSELTVNEMQRHDIKLELDVRSQQLITDMILARFPDHAILGEEGGETGGNGDVEWIVDPIDGTVNYFFGIPHFCVSIAARKRESKELLIGVIFDPTQKETWTVVRGEKPQLNGKTIAVSPRAQMAEAVVTVGFSKSKEALDLGFERYKRIAYEVRKTRMLGSAALAMAYIATGRLDAYVEEQISLWDIAAGQLMVEMGGGKVMLKPSTTKPGTMFICASNGKLPIEKYL; encoded by the coding sequence GTGAAAGAACTCCTCGCCACCGCCACCGAAGCCGCACACGCCGCCGGCAAACTCATCCTGGAAAACTTCGGCTCCGAACTCACCGTCAACGAAATGCAGCGCCACGATATCAAGCTCGAGCTCGATGTCCGCTCCCAGCAGCTCATCACCGACATGATTCTCGCCCGCTTCCCCGACCACGCCATCCTCGGCGAGGAAGGCGGCGAAACCGGCGGCAACGGCGATGTCGAGTGGATCGTCGATCCCATCGACGGCACCGTGAACTACTTCTTCGGCATCCCCCACTTCTGCGTCTCCATCGCCGCCCGCAAACGCGAATCCAAAGAGCTCCTCATCGGCGTCATCTTCGACCCCACCCAGAAAGAAACCTGGACCGTCGTGCGCGGAGAAAAGCCTCAGCTCAATGGCAAAACCATCGCAGTCAGCCCCCGCGCCCAGATGGCCGAAGCCGTCGTCACCGTCGGCTTCTCCAAGAGCAAGGAGGCCCTCGATCTCGGCTTCGAGCGCTACAAGCGCATCGCCTACGAAGTCCGCAAAACCCGCATGCTCGGCAGCGCCGCCCTCGCCATGGCCTACATCGCCACCGGCCGCCTCGATGCCTACGTCGAAGAACAGATCAGCCTCTGGGACATCGCTGCCGGACAGCTCATGGTCGAAATGGGCGGCGGCAAAGTCATGCTCAAGCCCAGCACCACCAAGCCCGGCACCATGTTCATCTGCGCCTCCAACGGCAAGCTCCCCATTGAGAAGTACCTTTAA
- a CDS encoding phosphopantothenoylcysteine decarboxylase domain-containing protein, whose product MRLLITAGPTREPIDPVRFLSNRSSGRMGYALAEAALATGHEVILISGPVTIPPPSGVQLIRIETAREMYDAVRSHLLGCHTAIFSAAVADYRPAQTASQKIKKTADTLTLQLERTEDILGSVRSQFGFQGFLVGFAAETENLVAHAQDKLQRKGCDLIIANDVSQSGIGFDSTENAVTLCFPDGQTTALPRQSKTALAHELIHIISSRI is encoded by the coding sequence ATGCGCCTCCTCATCACCGCCGGCCCCACCCGCGAGCCCATCGACCCCGTGCGCTTCCTCTCAAACCGCTCCTCCGGCCGCATGGGCTACGCCCTCGCCGAGGCCGCCCTCGCCACTGGCCATGAGGTCATCCTCATCTCCGGCCCCGTCACCATTCCCCCTCCTTCCGGCGTCCAGCTCATCCGCATCGAAACCGCCCGCGAAATGTACGACGCCGTCCGCAGCCACCTCCTCGGCTGCCACACCGCCATCTTTAGCGCCGCCGTCGCCGACTACCGCCCCGCCCAGACCGCCTCGCAAAAAATCAAAAAGACCGCCGACACCCTGACTCTCCAGCTCGAACGCACCGAAGACATCCTCGGCTCGGTCCGCTCCCAGTTCGGCTTCCAAGGCTTCCTCGTCGGCTTCGCCGCTGAAACTGAAAATCTCGTCGCCCACGCCCAGGACAAGCTCCAGCGCAAAGGCTGCGACCTCATCATCGCCAACGACGTATCCCAATCAGGTATCGGGTTTGACAGCACAGAAAACGCAGTCACCCTCTGCTTCCCTGACGGCCAGACGACCGCCCTCCCCCGGCAGTCAAAAACCGCCCTCGCGCATGAATTGATCCACATCATTTCATCCAGAATCTAG
- a CDS encoding SDR family oxidoreductase: MNPKTVVITGCTRGLGRAMVPLFVKAGWNVIGCGRNAAQIADLARTFPAPHLFQTCDVSHESDIAAFCAAILKHSGAPDLVLNNAAIINPNAPLWETSAEDFSRIIDINIKGPAAMMRHLLPAMLKRGSGVIVNFSSGWGRCTASDVAPYCATKYAIEGLSMATAQDTGGKVAVIPMNPGIIDTDMLRSTFGSSAGGFPDAEDWARRAVPYFIKLGPKDNGKPLTVPGG; encoded by the coding sequence ATGAACCCCAAAACCGTCGTCATCACCGGCTGCACCCGCGGACTCGGCCGCGCCATGGTCCCCCTCTTCGTCAAAGCCGGATGGAACGTCATCGGCTGCGGCCGCAACGCCGCCCAAATCGCCGACCTCGCACGCACCTTCCCCGCACCCCACCTCTTTCAGACCTGCGATGTCTCCCACGAATCCGACATCGCCGCCTTCTGCGCCGCCATCCTCAAGCACTCCGGCGCACCCGACCTCGTCCTCAACAACGCCGCCATCATCAACCCCAACGCCCCCCTCTGGGAAACCAGCGCCGAGGACTTCAGCCGCATCATCGACATCAACATCAAAGGCCCCGCCGCCATGATGCGCCACCTCCTCCCCGCCATGCTCAAGCGCGGCAGCGGCGTCATCGTCAATTTCTCCTCCGGCTGGGGCCGCTGCACCGCTTCCGACGTCGCCCCCTACTGCGCCACCAAGTACGCCATCGAAGGCCTCTCCATGGCCACCGCCCAGGACACCGGCGGCAAGGTCGCCGTCATTCCCATGAACCCAGGCATCATCGACACCGACATGCTCCGCAGCACCTTCGGCTCCAGTGCAGGCGGTTTCCCCGATGCCGAAGACTGGGCCCGCCGCGCCGTCCCTTACTTCATCAAGCTCGGCCCCAAAGACAACGGCAAGCCGCTCACAGTGCCTGGTGGCTAA
- a CDS encoding peptide chain release factor 3, with protein MPHEAQIARRRSFAIISHPDAGKTTLTEKLLLYGGAVALAGSVTARKNQRATTSDWMELEKQRGISVSSTVLQFEYKDSVVNLLDTPGHKDFSEDTYRVLTAVDAAIMVVDAGKGIEAQTRKLFEVCRRRGVPIFTFMNKLDRPAREPLTLLDELETVLGIGACAINWPLGLGQQFRGVYDRRKKDVHLFERTVHGAYRAPEKVGGLDDDFVAQHTVPEALEQAKMELEMLDGAGHAYDRTKIDRGELTPVFFGSASNNFGVQMLLDGFLELAPPPEARMAADGRVIEPTAEGFSGFVFKIQANMDPRHRDRMSFVRIVSGKFERDMQVTHTRTGKLVRLANSQKLFAQDRETVNEAYAGDVVGIVGNHGFGIGDTLATDPKLKFDEIPRFAPEVFAYLHNPSTAHYKRFRDGLEQLLSEGVVQQFIQPHAGQRVPLLGAVGPLQFEVVQFRLESEYNAQSRLENAPYTVLRWVRTKDGGAIEDFDIPSGVATAQDSEERWVVFFSDQWAINYFERRNPNAELSEIPWDEVEKAKI; from the coding sequence ATGCCCCACGAAGCCCAAATCGCCCGCCGTCGCTCTTTCGCGATCATCTCGCACCCGGACGCCGGTAAAACGACCCTCACCGAAAAGCTCCTGCTCTACGGCGGCGCGGTCGCGCTCGCGGGCTCCGTCACTGCGCGCAAAAATCAGCGCGCCACCACCTCCGACTGGATGGAGCTGGAAAAGCAGCGCGGCATCTCCGTCAGCTCCACCGTCCTCCAGTTCGAGTACAAGGACAGCGTCGTAAACCTGCTCGACACCCCCGGTCACAAGGACTTCTCCGAAGACACCTACCGCGTCCTCACCGCCGTGGATGCCGCCATCATGGTCGTCGATGCCGGTAAAGGCATCGAGGCCCAGACCCGCAAGCTCTTCGAAGTCTGCCGCCGCCGTGGCGTCCCCATCTTCACCTTCATGAACAAGCTCGACCGCCCCGCGCGCGAGCCCCTGACCCTTCTCGACGAACTCGAAACCGTTCTCGGCATCGGTGCCTGCGCCATCAACTGGCCGCTCGGCCTCGGCCAGCAGTTCCGTGGCGTCTATGATCGCCGCAAAAAGGACGTCCATCTCTTTGAGCGCACCGTGCACGGTGCCTACCGCGCCCCCGAAAAAGTCGGCGGCCTCGATGACGACTTCGTCGCCCAGCACACCGTCCCAGAAGCTCTGGAGCAGGCCAAGATGGAGCTCGAAATGCTCGACGGTGCAGGCCACGCTTACGACCGCACCAAGATCGACCGCGGCGAGCTCACCCCCGTCTTCTTCGGCAGCGCCAGCAACAACTTCGGTGTGCAAATGCTCCTCGACGGCTTCCTCGAACTCGCCCCGCCGCCCGAAGCTCGCATGGCCGCCGATGGCCGCGTCATCGAGCCCACCGCCGAAGGCTTCTCCGGCTTCGTCTTCAAGATCCAGGCCAACATGGACCCCCGCCACCGTGACCGCATGAGCTTCGTGCGCATCGTCAGCGGCAAGTTCGAGCGCGACATGCAGGTCACCCACACCCGCACCGGCAAACTCGTCCGTCTCGCCAACTCCCAAAAGCTCTTCGCCCAGGATCGCGAAACCGTAAATGAAGCCTACGCGGGCGACGTCGTCGGCATCGTCGGCAATCACGGCTTCGGCATCGGCGACACCCTCGCCACCGACCCCAAGCTCAAGTTCGACGAAATCCCCCGCTTCGCCCCCGAAGTCTTCGCCTACCTGCACAACCCCAGCACCGCGCACTACAAGCGCTTCCGCGACGGCCTCGAGCAGCTCCTCAGCGAAGGCGTCGTTCAGCAGTTCATCCAGCCCCACGCCGGACAGCGCGTGCCGCTCCTCGGTGCCGTCGGCCCCCTCCAGTTTGAAGTCGTGCAGTTCCGCCTGGAGAGCGAATACAACGCCCAGAGCCGCCTCGAAAACGCCCCCTACACCGTCCTCCGCTGGGTCCGCACCAAAGACGGCGGCGCCATCGAAGACTTCGACATCCCCAGCGGTGTCGCCACCGCCCAGGACAGCGAAGAACGCTGGGTCGTCTTCTTCAGCGACCAGTGGGCCATCAACTACTTCGAACGCCGCAACCCCAACGCCGAACTCTCCGAGATCCCATGGGACGAAGTGGAGAAGGCGAAAATTTGA